The window CTGTGCCGTTGCAGAGGGCACAGAAGACAGTCATGTGCATCGGAATGTTCACGGTGATCTTGCCGCTTCCTTTGCAGACACGGCAGGTCTTTTTCATGGCCGGACCTCCTAGTGGATGTCGCGCTTTTTGAAACGTCCGCCGCGCACTTCTGCGATCGAGCCGATCGCCAGGAACGCCTGATCGTCGATCTCTTCCACGATCAGCTTCAGTTTCGCTTCCTCCAGACGGGTTACCACGCAGAAGATGACCTTTTTCTCATCCCCGGAGTAACCGCCTTCCCCATTCAGGTAGGTAACGCCGCGGCCCAGTCGGGCTAAAATCACATCCCCGATCTCGCGGTGCTTCTCGGAGATGATCCAGATCGACTTGGATTCCTGGAACCCTTCGATCGTCAAATCGATCATCTTGAAGGCGATGAAGTACGCGATCAGGGAATACATCGCATGATCCCAACCAAACACGAACCCGGCGCTGCCGAGGATGAAGAAGTTGAAGAACATCACGATCTCGCCGACCGAGAACGGCAGCTTCTTGTTGAACAGAATCGCCACAATCTCCGTTCCGTCCAGCGACCCG of the Tumebacillus sp. BK434 genome contains:
- a CDS encoding YitT family protein, coding for MENNLQMNFQPVSRTKPSLAKILQRVFFIILGASLVSVGLEIFLVPNKIIDGGIVGVSIIASHLSGWSIGVFLLLFNLPFLILGYKQIGKTFALSTLLGVIVMSIGTTLLHPVEVLTDDTLLASVFGGVILGIGVGMVIRYGGSLDGTEIVAILFNKKLPFSVGEIVMFFNFFILGSAGFVFGWDHAMYSLIAYFIAFKMIDLTIEGFQESKSIWIISEKHREIGDVILARLGRGVTYLNGEGGYSGDEKKVIFCVVTRLEEAKLKLIVEEIDDQAFLAIGSIAEVRGGRFKKRDIH